The Vitis riparia cultivar Riparia Gloire de Montpellier isolate 1030 chromosome 3, EGFV_Vit.rip_1.0, whole genome shotgun sequence genome includes a region encoding these proteins:
- the LOC117911386 gene encoding cysteine--tRNA ligase 2, cytoplasmic-like isoform X1 — MAETTELRVYNTMTQQKEIFKPVVDGKVSMYVCGVTAYDLSHLGHARAAVCFDVLYRYLQHLGYEVTYVRNFTDVDDKIIRRANELGENPLTLSSHFCQEYLDDMTDLQCLTPTQQPRVSDHMDQIKDMITQIINNDCAYIIDGDVYFAVDKSPNYGRLSGRKLEDNRAGERVAVDSRKRNPADFALWKAAKPDEPSWDSPWGPGRPGWHIECSAMSAHYLTFKFDIHGGGIDLIFPHHENEIAQSCAACQESNVSYWMHNGHVTNNNEKMSKSLGNFFTIRQITDLYHPLALRYFLLGTHYRSPVNYSIAQLEIASEAVFYIYQTLRDCEDTLSPFQEVNGQNVCITPAAKDCISKLQTDFQTKMSDDLSTPHILNASLQEALRFINSGLNMLKKKQQKQQQLSAVQSLTELEKEVKGALSVLGLLSTLAYSEVLQQLKGKALRRAGMIEDDVLHLIEERALARKNKNFSRGDQIRADLASKGIALMDVGKETIWRPCVPVEQEPQAPAAST; from the exons ATGGCGGAGACGACGGAATTGAGAGTGTACAACACCATGACTCAGCAGAAGGAGATCTTCAAGCCCGTTGTCGATGGCAAAGTCTCCATGTACGTCTGCGGTGTCACCGCTTACGACCTCAGTCATCTTGGCCACGCCCGCGCCGCCGTCTGCTTTGACGTCCTCTACCG ATATCTACAACACTTGGGCTATGAAGTTACTTATGTACGAAATTTTACAGATGTTGACGACAAG ATTATTCGGAGGGCAAATGAGCTAGGAGAGAATCCATTGACTCTGAGTAGCCACTTTTGCCAGGAATATCTTGATGACATGACTGATCTCCAGTGCCTAACCCCTACCCAACAGCCACGTGTTTCTGATCACATGGACCAGATCAAGGATATGATAACTCAG ATTATCAACAATGATTGTGCATACATAATTGATGGGGACGTGTACTTTGCTGTTGATAAATCCCCAAATTATGGCAGATTATCTGGGCGGAAGCTGGAAGATAACAGAGCTGGTGAACGTGTTGCTGTTGATTCAAGAAAGCGAAATCCAGCTGACTTCGCATTGTGGAAG GCTGCAAAGCCTGATGAGCCAAGTTGGGACAGCCCATGGGGTCCTGGAAGACCGGGATGGCACATAGAGTGCAGTGCAATGAGTGCACATTATTTGACCttcaaatttgatattcatGGTGGTGGAATAGATTTGATATTTCCACatcatgaaaatgaaattgccCAGAGTTGTGCAGCTTGCCAAGAAAGCAATGTTAGTTACTGGATGCATAATGGGCATGTCACTAACAACAATGAGAAAATGTCAAAGTCATTGGGGAATTTTTTCACAATCCGGCAG ATTACCGATCTGTACCATCCACTGGCATTGAGATACTTCTTGCTGGGTACACACTATCGATCTCCTGTCAATTACTCAATTGCACAGCTGGAAATTGCATCAGAAGCTGTATTCTATATATATCAG ACATTGCGAGATTGTGAGGATACTTTGTCTCCATTTCAAGAAGTAAATGGGCAAAATGTTTGCATTACTCCTGCTGCCAAAGACTGCATCAGTAAGCTACAGACTGATTTTCAGACAAAGATGTCTGATGACTTGTCCACTCCGCATATATTGAATGCTTCTCTTCAAGAAGCCTTGAGGTTCATAAATAGTGGTTTAAACATGCTCAAG AAGAAGCAACAGAAGCAACAGCAATTATCAGCAGTTCAGTCCCTCACTGAATTAGAAAAAGAAGTCAAGGGAGCTCTCAGTGTTCTGGGATTGCTGTCCACTTTGGCTTATTCTGAG GTTTTGCAGCAGCTGAAAGGTAAGGCGTTAAGGAGAGCCGGGATGATTGAAGATGATGTTTTGCATCTCATTGAAGAAAGAGCACTAGCaaggaaaaataagaatttctcAAGGGGTGATCAGATCAGAGCTGATTTGGCTTCTAAGGGCATTGCTCTCATGGATGTGGGCAAGGAAACAATTTGGAGGCCGTGTGTCCCAGTCGAACAAGAACCACAGGCACCAGCCGCCTCAACTTGA
- the LOC117911386 gene encoding cysteine--tRNA ligase 2, cytoplasmic-like isoform X2 translates to MTDLQCLTPTQQPRVSDHMDQIKDMITQIINNDCAYIIDGDVYFAVDKSPNYGRLSGRKLEDNRAGERVAVDSRKRNPADFALWKAAKPDEPSWDSPWGPGRPGWHIECSAMSAHYLTFKFDIHGGGIDLIFPHHENEIAQSCAACQESNVSYWMHNGHVTNNNEKMSKSLGNFFTIRQITDLYHPLALRYFLLGTHYRSPVNYSIAQLEIASEAVFYIYQTLRDCEDTLSPFQEVNGQNVCITPAAKDCISKLQTDFQTKMSDDLSTPHILNASLQEALRFINSGLNMLKKKQQKQQQLSAVQSLTELEKEVKGALSVLGLLSTLAYSEVLQQLKGKALRRAGMIEDDVLHLIEERALARKNKNFSRGDQIRADLASKGIALMDVGKETIWRPCVPVEQEPQAPAAST, encoded by the exons ATGACTGATCTCCAGTGCCTAACCCCTACCCAACAGCCACGTGTTTCTGATCACATGGACCAGATCAAGGATATGATAACTCAG ATTATCAACAATGATTGTGCATACATAATTGATGGGGACGTGTACTTTGCTGTTGATAAATCCCCAAATTATGGCAGATTATCTGGGCGGAAGCTGGAAGATAACAGAGCTGGTGAACGTGTTGCTGTTGATTCAAGAAAGCGAAATCCAGCTGACTTCGCATTGTGGAAG GCTGCAAAGCCTGATGAGCCAAGTTGGGACAGCCCATGGGGTCCTGGAAGACCGGGATGGCACATAGAGTGCAGTGCAATGAGTGCACATTATTTGACCttcaaatttgatattcatGGTGGTGGAATAGATTTGATATTTCCACatcatgaaaatgaaattgccCAGAGTTGTGCAGCTTGCCAAGAAAGCAATGTTAGTTACTGGATGCATAATGGGCATGTCACTAACAACAATGAGAAAATGTCAAAGTCATTGGGGAATTTTTTCACAATCCGGCAG ATTACCGATCTGTACCATCCACTGGCATTGAGATACTTCTTGCTGGGTACACACTATCGATCTCCTGTCAATTACTCAATTGCACAGCTGGAAATTGCATCAGAAGCTGTATTCTATATATATCAG ACATTGCGAGATTGTGAGGATACTTTGTCTCCATTTCAAGAAGTAAATGGGCAAAATGTTTGCATTACTCCTGCTGCCAAAGACTGCATCAGTAAGCTACAGACTGATTTTCAGACAAAGATGTCTGATGACTTGTCCACTCCGCATATATTGAATGCTTCTCTTCAAGAAGCCTTGAGGTTCATAAATAGTGGTTTAAACATGCTCAAG AAGAAGCAACAGAAGCAACAGCAATTATCAGCAGTTCAGTCCCTCACTGAATTAGAAAAAGAAGTCAAGGGAGCTCTCAGTGTTCTGGGATTGCTGTCCACTTTGGCTTATTCTGAG GTTTTGCAGCAGCTGAAAGGTAAGGCGTTAAGGAGAGCCGGGATGATTGAAGATGATGTTTTGCATCTCATTGAAGAAAGAGCACTAGCaaggaaaaataagaatttctcAAGGGGTGATCAGATCAGAGCTGATTTGGCTTCTAAGGGCATTGCTCTCATGGATGTGGGCAAGGAAACAATTTGGAGGCCGTGTGTCCCAGTCGAACAAGAACCACAGGCACCAGCCGCCTCAACTTGA
- the LOC117911021 gene encoding UNC93-like protein 1 codes for MGFGEDEELVVGLPNKSIFRYNSPLVQVCLIGLVCFYCPGMFKALSGMGGGGQVDATAANNANTALYTTFAIFGVLGGGIYNILGPRFTLFAGCSTYVLYASSFLYYNHYRYQGFAIVVGAILGIESEVASVNDGTYIGFMCFMSACTVLTLAILHLSHVVRDDDSHYTNIKYSDVSTEAVEIMKLFRNWKMMLMVPTNPSRPENTFGTRMGSH; via the exons ATGGGGTTTGGGGAAGATGAAGAGTTAGTGGTGGGGTTGCCCAACAAATCTATTTTCAGATACAATTCCCCACTGGTTCAAGTATGTTTGATTGGCTTGGTATGCTTCTATTGTCCAGGCATGTTCAAAGCCCTCTCCGGGATGGGGGGAGGTGGGCAGGTGGACGCCACCGCCGCCAATAACGCCAATACCGCCCTCTACACCACCTTCGCCATCTTCGGCGTCTTGGGTGGTGGCATCTACAACATCCTCGGGCCCCGCTTCACCCTCTTCGCCGGTTGCTCAACCTACGTCCTCTATGCTAGCTCTTTTCTTTACTACAACCACTACCGGTACCAAGGTTTCGCCATTGTCGTCGGTGCCATCCTCGGAATCGAA AGTGAGGTTGCATCCGTGAACGACGGTACTTACATTGGGTTCATGTGCTTCATGTCCGCTTGCACCGTCCTCACATTGGCGATCCTACACCTGAGCCACGTGGTTCGAGACGACGACAGCCACTATACCAACATCAAGTACTCCGATGTGTCGACGGAGGCCGTCGAGATTATGAAGCTGTTCCGGAATTGGAAGATGATGCTGATGGTCCCGACGAACCCGTCCCGTCCCGAAAACACATTTGGTACAAGGATGGGATCCCATTAA
- the LOC117908726 gene encoding scarecrow-like protein 23, producing the protein MLQSLVPQSPIGSNPNPNSTSSVAMKTKRVEREHLAGAESSGDREDEQQPLKRPNVSGEAVVEVEEPVEEAESSGLRLLGLLLQCAECVAMDNLDDASDLLPEISELSSPFGSSPERVAAYFADALQARIISSCLGTYSPLAIKALTLSQNQRICNALQSYNSISPLIKFSHFTANQAIFQALDGEDRVHVIDLDIMQGLQWPGLFHILASRSRKIKSVRVTGVGSSIELLEATGRRLADFASSLGLPFEFHALEGKVGNITDPSQLGVRPSEATVVHWMHHCLYDITGSDLGTLRLLTLLRPKLITIVEQDLSHGGSFLGRFVEALHYYSALFDALGDGLGVDSLERHTVEQQLLGSEIRNIVAVGGPKRTGEVKVDRWGDELSRIGFRPVSLGGNPAAQASLLLGMFPWKGYTLVEENGSLKLGWKDLSLLTASAWQPSD; encoded by the coding sequence ATGCTTCAAAGCTTAGTCCCTCAATCTCCAATCGGttcaaaccctaaccctaattctACTTCTTCTGTTGCCATGAAGACGAAGAGAGTTGAGCGTGAGCATCTTGCCGGAGCGGAGTCCTCCGGCGATCGCGAAGACGAGCAGCAGCCGTTGAAGCGACCAAATGTGTCCGGCGAGGCCGTGGTTGAAGTGGAGGAGCCGGTGGAGGAGGCGGAGTCGAGCGGCCTGAGGCTGTTAGGGCTGTTGCTACAATGCGCCGAGTGCGTCGCCATGGACAATCTGGATGACGCGAGTGATCTTTTACCAGAGATTTCAGAACTGTCGTCACCGTTCGGGTCGTCGCCGGAGCGAGTTGCAGCGTACTTCGCGGACGCGCTTCAGGCGCGTATAATCAGCTCGTGCCTTGGTACCTACTCGCCTCTCGCCATCAAAGCCCTAACGCTGTCGCAGAACCAGAGGATCTGCAACGCTCTCCAATCCTATAATTCGATCAGTCCATTGATCAAATTCTCACACTTCACCGCCAATCAAGCCATTTTCCAAGCTCTGGACGGCGAGGATCGTGTCCACGTCATCGATCTCGACATCATGCAGGGCCTCCAATGGCCAGGATTGTTCCACATCCTCGCCTCCCGGTCCAGGAAAATCAAGTCCGTACGAGTCACCGGCGTCGGATCCTCCATCGAGCTCCTCGAGGCCACCGGTCGGCGACTTGCTGACTTCGCGAGTTCTCTTGGTCTCCCCTTCGAGTTCCACGCGCTGGAAGGCAAAGTCGGCAACATCACCGATCCGAGTCAACTCGGTGTTCGGCCGAGCGAAGCCACAGTAGTGCACTGGATGCACCATTGTCTGTACGACATCACCGGCAGCGATTTAGGGACGTTGAGATTGTTGACTTTGCTGCGACCAAAATTGATCACGATCGTTGAACAAGATCTCAGCCACGGTGGCAGTTTCCTCGGGAGGTTCGTTGAGGCCCTGCATTATTACTCGGCGTTGTTCGACGCCTTGGGGGACGGATTGGGTGTGGACAGCCTAGAGAGGCATACGGTGGAGCAGCAGTTGCTCGGGTCCGAGATCAGGAACATCGTGGCCGTTGGTGGACCCAAGCGGACGGGTGAGGTCAAGGTGGACCGGTGGGGGGACGAGTTGAGTCGAATCGGGTTTCGCCCTGTCTCACTCGGCGGCAACCCGGCTGCTCAGGCGAGTTTGCTACTCGGAATGTTTCCATGGAAGGGCTACACATTGGTAGAAGAAAACGGAAGCCTAAAGTTGGGTTGGAAAGATTTATCATTGCTCACTGCTTCTGCATGGCAACCATCGGATTAG